Proteins found in one Triticum urartu cultivar G1812 chromosome 4, Tu2.1, whole genome shotgun sequence genomic segment:
- the LOC125551137 gene encoding putative disease resistance protein RGA4 isoform X1 produces MDPLSIAAIGWGLTATGWFVSPYITKLLDKAYAHIKPGKAKKKIRHLVNHTVPRLKLILEAAEGSEHKELFEELLADLRSAFYATEDILDEVEYCVRQHQSGRKRKLDSSAEDGPSSKVPFLATFYKGTSISSCLTIPGPLTRLLKENVARIEEIIEEAHKTIVSLNLQSNSGRDKYIPNAAAKSLQGSTLSVPTGKVTGRDEALKVITDMLHWTEDNTCLSVIGIIGIPGSGKTTLAQYVCKSETNGSHFDLVMWIHVSEYFTVQTLYREMFEQAWEKFGEKDKKCPQYDGHDMLRAELEKLLERKRFFLVLDDIWFNKELAIEDKLEQLLIPLKAGSEGSKILMTSRQDSLSRLGPSIKSTKYQIPDLDDDVFLKLFMHYALGNKVVHKAYQGKLQNIGAQIAEKLKKSPLLARVVGGTLFQKPTVEVRDWISVRDQNLLDKHMGALWWSYKHLAEQVRRCFAYCSIFPRRHPLRRDELINLWVAEGFINTTDGGQDAEDVGRGYFDELVSTSFLLPGGENYFGEYFVIHDLLHDLAVKVAGSDYLKIENEWTGNISPDVRHLYIQRCNASMITGHIIKLEKLRSLIVYEIDYDISKQVLGEMFSKLSKLRVLIFTARSSHQSQLIFPESIGSLKHLRYLGIRRFANNVTMPSTFSKLYLMQVLDLGNAWKVDASFGENIIKLPDLRHVISSYVCFPNIGRLTSLRTIPTFDVEFGIGYELHQLKHLNKLQGKLIITGLQCIQRKQEAIEAKLADKEQLTELELRWYEKDIYIEEVRQEVATDVFESLCPPENIIRLRVHGYTSPRYPNWMMGTQKSTMHLHKLELDSCIQPVCGPGLFFIPVSSLVMMSCYWDNLPHNMDGVESLQIMNSPISSNMQHLTSLKGLILRYENDPYYVTLPTLPNSLEYIEIIGWNWIASNKIWEKIKDVPNKVIDGLTVDDVEDFPWTDDSSDEGSEATGSYERAGGSSLPEGSSGGSSAEEDSGATDMV; encoded by the exons ATGGATCCTCTTTCAATAGCAGCAATCGGATGGGGCCTAACCGCCACAGGGTGGTTCGTCTCCCCATACATCACCAAGCTTCTGGACAAAGCCTACGCCCACATCAAACCAGGCAAAGCAAAGAAGAAGATTCGGCACCTGGTGAATCACACTGTCCCCCGGCTGAAGCTTATTCTAGAAGCTGCAGAGGGCAGTGAACATAAGGAACTCTTTGAAGAGTTGCTTGCGGATCTCAGATCTGCTTTTTACGCAACTGAAGACATCCTGGACGAAGTTGAGTACTGTGTTCGTCAACACCAGAGTGGAAGAAAGCGTAAACTGGATTCATCTGCTGAAGATGGTCCTTCAAGCAAGGTTCCATTTCTTGCCACATTTTACAAG GGCACAAGTATTTCATCATGTTTGACTATCCCGGGACCTTTAACTAGACTTCTGAAGGAAAATGTGGCCAGGATTGAAGAAATCATTGAGGAAGCACATAAAACTATCGTGTCATTGAACCTGCAAAGCAACAGTGGAAGAGACAAATATATACCAAATGCTGCTGCAAAAAGTTTACAAGGATCCACTCTTTCAGTTCCAACAGGAAAGGTAACCGGCAGAGATGAGGCTCTTAAGGTGATAACAGATATGCTTCATTGGACAGAAGATAATACTTGTTTATCTGTAATTGGTATTATTGGCATTCCAGGATCTGGGAAGACCACGCTAGCACAGTATGTGTGCAAGTCTGAGACAAATGGTAGCCATTTTGACCTTGTTATGTGGATTCATGTTTCTGAGTATTTTACCGTGCAGACCCTTTATCGTGAGATGTTTGAGCAAGCTTGGGAGAAGTTTGGGGAGAAGGATAAGAAATGCCCTCAATATGATGGCCATGATATGTTGAGGGCAGAACTGGAGAAGCTACTAGAGCGCAAAAGATTCTTCTTGGTACTGGATGATATCTGGTTCAACAAGGAACTAGCTATTGAGGACAAGCTAGAACAATTACTTATTCCTTTAAAGGCTGGAAGTGAAGGAAGCAAGATCCTCATGACAAGTCGCCAAGATTCGCTATCACGCCTAGGTCCTAGTATAAAAAGTACTAAGTATCAAATACCTGATTTGGATGATGATGTCTTCTTGAAACTATTCATGCATTATGCACTTGGTAATAAGGTTGTACATAAGGCATATCAAGGAAAGCTCCAAAATATTGGTGCTCAGATTGCAGAAAAGCTGAAGAAATCACCGCTACTAGCCAGAGTAGTGGGAGGAACTTTATTTCAAAAACCAACAGTTGAGGTGAGAGATTGGATAAGTGTTCGTGATCAGAATCTCTTGGATAAGCACAtgggagctctatggtggagCTACAAGCATCTTGCTGAGCAGGTCAGACGATGTTTTGCTTATTGCAGTATATTCCCTAGAAGACATCCCTTGCGCCGTGACGAGTTAATTAACTTGTGGGTGGCAGAAGGGTTCATTAATACCACCGACGGAGGGCAGGACGCTGAGGATGTCGGTCGGGGTTATTTTGATGAATTGGTATCGACTTCATTTCTGCTTCCAGGAGGAGAGAACTATTTTGGGGAATACTTTGTAATTCATGACCTGCTGCATGATTTAGCAGTGAAGGTCGCTGGAAGTGATTACTTGAAAATTGAGAATGAATGGACAGGAAATATTTCTCCAGATGTTCGCCACCTTTATATCCAGAGGTGCAATGCATCCATGATTACTGGGCATATCATCAAACTGGAAAAGCTTCGCAGTCTTATTGTTTATGAGATTGACTATGACATAAGCAAACAAGTCCTTGGGGAGATGTTTAGCAAGTTGAGTAAGCTGCGGGTACTGATCTTCACAGCAAGAAGTAGTCATCAGTCTCAGTTAATTTTCCCAGAATCTATTGGTTCTTTAAAGCATCTGCGCTACCTTGGTATTCGGAGGTTCGCTAACAACGTAACAATGCCAAGCACATTTTCCAAGCTTTACCTTATGCAAGTGCTTGATTTGGGTAATGCGTGGAAAGTTGATGCCTCCTTTGGTGAAAATATCATTAAACTCCCTGACTTGCGGCATGTAATCAGTAGTTACGTTTGTTTTCCAAACATTGGCAGACTGACATCACTTCGCACAATCCCAACCTTTGATGTTGAATTCGGTATAGGGTATGAGTTACACCAGCTCAAGCACCTCAACAAGCTTCAAGGCAAGCTGATTATTACCGGTCTTCAATGTATTCAAAGGAAGCAGGAAGCTATTGAAGCCAAGCTAGCTGATAAAGAACAACTCACAGAACTTGAACTGAGATGGTATGAGAAAGATATTTACATAGAAGAAGTGCGACAAGAAGTAGCAACAGATGTGTTTGAGAGTCTTTGCCCACCCGAGAATATTATCAGGTTGCGGGTCCATGGATACACCAGTCCAAGGTATCCGAATTGGATGATGGGTACGCAGAAGAGCACAATGCACCTGCACAAACTGGAGCTCGATTCATGCATCCAACCTGTTTGTGGCCCTGGACTTTTTTTCATTCCTGTTAGTTCTCTTGTGATGATGTCCTGCTACTGGGACAACTTACCCCACAACATGGATGGCGTCGAGTCGCTTCAGATTATGAACAGTCCGATTTCATCTAATATGCAGCACCTCACGTCCCTCAAGGGACTGATCCTCCGATATGAAAATGATCCTTACTATGTTACTCTTCCAACACTGCCCAATTCTCTTGAGTACATTGAAATTATTGGCTGGAACTGGATAGCAAGTAACAAAATTTGGGAGAAGATTAAGGACGTTCCCAACAAGGTTATTGATGGTTTGACAGTTGATGACGTTGAAGATTTTCCGTGGACTGACG ATTCGTCGGACGAGGGCTCTGAGGCGACGGGATCATACGAAAGAGCTGGTGGCAGCAGTCTTCCGGAGGGTAGCAGTGGCGGTTCCTCAGCAGAGGAGGACAGCGGAGCGACGGACATGGTCTGA
- the LOC125551137 gene encoding putative disease resistance protein RGA4 isoform X2, giving the protein MDPLSIAAIGWGLTATGWFVSPYITKLLDKAYAHIKPGKAKKKIRHLVNHTVPRLKLILEAAEGSEHKELFEELLADLRSAFYATEDILDEVEYCVRQHQSGRKRKLDSSAEDGPSSKGTSISSCLTIPGPLTRLLKENVARIEEIIEEAHKTIVSLNLQSNSGRDKYIPNAAAKSLQGSTLSVPTGKVTGRDEALKVITDMLHWTEDNTCLSVIGIIGIPGSGKTTLAQYVCKSETNGSHFDLVMWIHVSEYFTVQTLYREMFEQAWEKFGEKDKKCPQYDGHDMLRAELEKLLERKRFFLVLDDIWFNKELAIEDKLEQLLIPLKAGSEGSKILMTSRQDSLSRLGPSIKSTKYQIPDLDDDVFLKLFMHYALGNKVVHKAYQGKLQNIGAQIAEKLKKSPLLARVVGGTLFQKPTVEVRDWISVRDQNLLDKHMGALWWSYKHLAEQVRRCFAYCSIFPRRHPLRRDELINLWVAEGFINTTDGGQDAEDVGRGYFDELVSTSFLLPGGENYFGEYFVIHDLLHDLAVKVAGSDYLKIENEWTGNISPDVRHLYIQRCNASMITGHIIKLEKLRSLIVYEIDYDISKQVLGEMFSKLSKLRVLIFTARSSHQSQLIFPESIGSLKHLRYLGIRRFANNVTMPSTFSKLYLMQVLDLGNAWKVDASFGENIIKLPDLRHVISSYVCFPNIGRLTSLRTIPTFDVEFGIGYELHQLKHLNKLQGKLIITGLQCIQRKQEAIEAKLADKEQLTELELRWYEKDIYIEEVRQEVATDVFESLCPPENIIRLRVHGYTSPRYPNWMMGTQKSTMHLHKLELDSCIQPVCGPGLFFIPVSSLVMMSCYWDNLPHNMDGVESLQIMNSPISSNMQHLTSLKGLILRYENDPYYVTLPTLPNSLEYIEIIGWNWIASNKIWEKIKDVPNKVIDGLTVDDVEDFPWTDDSSDEGSEATGSYERAGGSSLPEGSSGGSSAEEDSGATDMV; this is encoded by the exons ATGGATCCTCTTTCAATAGCAGCAATCGGATGGGGCCTAACCGCCACAGGGTGGTTCGTCTCCCCATACATCACCAAGCTTCTGGACAAAGCCTACGCCCACATCAAACCAGGCAAAGCAAAGAAGAAGATTCGGCACCTGGTGAATCACACTGTCCCCCGGCTGAAGCTTATTCTAGAAGCTGCAGAGGGCAGTGAACATAAGGAACTCTTTGAAGAGTTGCTTGCGGATCTCAGATCTGCTTTTTACGCAACTGAAGACATCCTGGACGAAGTTGAGTACTGTGTTCGTCAACACCAGAGTGGAAGAAAGCGTAAACTGGATTCATCTGCTGAAGATGGTCCTTCAAGCAAG GGCACAAGTATTTCATCATGTTTGACTATCCCGGGACCTTTAACTAGACTTCTGAAGGAAAATGTGGCCAGGATTGAAGAAATCATTGAGGAAGCACATAAAACTATCGTGTCATTGAACCTGCAAAGCAACAGTGGAAGAGACAAATATATACCAAATGCTGCTGCAAAAAGTTTACAAGGATCCACTCTTTCAGTTCCAACAGGAAAGGTAACCGGCAGAGATGAGGCTCTTAAGGTGATAACAGATATGCTTCATTGGACAGAAGATAATACTTGTTTATCTGTAATTGGTATTATTGGCATTCCAGGATCTGGGAAGACCACGCTAGCACAGTATGTGTGCAAGTCTGAGACAAATGGTAGCCATTTTGACCTTGTTATGTGGATTCATGTTTCTGAGTATTTTACCGTGCAGACCCTTTATCGTGAGATGTTTGAGCAAGCTTGGGAGAAGTTTGGGGAGAAGGATAAGAAATGCCCTCAATATGATGGCCATGATATGTTGAGGGCAGAACTGGAGAAGCTACTAGAGCGCAAAAGATTCTTCTTGGTACTGGATGATATCTGGTTCAACAAGGAACTAGCTATTGAGGACAAGCTAGAACAATTACTTATTCCTTTAAAGGCTGGAAGTGAAGGAAGCAAGATCCTCATGACAAGTCGCCAAGATTCGCTATCACGCCTAGGTCCTAGTATAAAAAGTACTAAGTATCAAATACCTGATTTGGATGATGATGTCTTCTTGAAACTATTCATGCATTATGCACTTGGTAATAAGGTTGTACATAAGGCATATCAAGGAAAGCTCCAAAATATTGGTGCTCAGATTGCAGAAAAGCTGAAGAAATCACCGCTACTAGCCAGAGTAGTGGGAGGAACTTTATTTCAAAAACCAACAGTTGAGGTGAGAGATTGGATAAGTGTTCGTGATCAGAATCTCTTGGATAAGCACAtgggagctctatggtggagCTACAAGCATCTTGCTGAGCAGGTCAGACGATGTTTTGCTTATTGCAGTATATTCCCTAGAAGACATCCCTTGCGCCGTGACGAGTTAATTAACTTGTGGGTGGCAGAAGGGTTCATTAATACCACCGACGGAGGGCAGGACGCTGAGGATGTCGGTCGGGGTTATTTTGATGAATTGGTATCGACTTCATTTCTGCTTCCAGGAGGAGAGAACTATTTTGGGGAATACTTTGTAATTCATGACCTGCTGCATGATTTAGCAGTGAAGGTCGCTGGAAGTGATTACTTGAAAATTGAGAATGAATGGACAGGAAATATTTCTCCAGATGTTCGCCACCTTTATATCCAGAGGTGCAATGCATCCATGATTACTGGGCATATCATCAAACTGGAAAAGCTTCGCAGTCTTATTGTTTATGAGATTGACTATGACATAAGCAAACAAGTCCTTGGGGAGATGTTTAGCAAGTTGAGTAAGCTGCGGGTACTGATCTTCACAGCAAGAAGTAGTCATCAGTCTCAGTTAATTTTCCCAGAATCTATTGGTTCTTTAAAGCATCTGCGCTACCTTGGTATTCGGAGGTTCGCTAACAACGTAACAATGCCAAGCACATTTTCCAAGCTTTACCTTATGCAAGTGCTTGATTTGGGTAATGCGTGGAAAGTTGATGCCTCCTTTGGTGAAAATATCATTAAACTCCCTGACTTGCGGCATGTAATCAGTAGTTACGTTTGTTTTCCAAACATTGGCAGACTGACATCACTTCGCACAATCCCAACCTTTGATGTTGAATTCGGTATAGGGTATGAGTTACACCAGCTCAAGCACCTCAACAAGCTTCAAGGCAAGCTGATTATTACCGGTCTTCAATGTATTCAAAGGAAGCAGGAAGCTATTGAAGCCAAGCTAGCTGATAAAGAACAACTCACAGAACTTGAACTGAGATGGTATGAGAAAGATATTTACATAGAAGAAGTGCGACAAGAAGTAGCAACAGATGTGTTTGAGAGTCTTTGCCCACCCGAGAATATTATCAGGTTGCGGGTCCATGGATACACCAGTCCAAGGTATCCGAATTGGATGATGGGTACGCAGAAGAGCACAATGCACCTGCACAAACTGGAGCTCGATTCATGCATCCAACCTGTTTGTGGCCCTGGACTTTTTTTCATTCCTGTTAGTTCTCTTGTGATGATGTCCTGCTACTGGGACAACTTACCCCACAACATGGATGGCGTCGAGTCGCTTCAGATTATGAACAGTCCGATTTCATCTAATATGCAGCACCTCACGTCCCTCAAGGGACTGATCCTCCGATATGAAAATGATCCTTACTATGTTACTCTTCCAACACTGCCCAATTCTCTTGAGTACATTGAAATTATTGGCTGGAACTGGATAGCAAGTAACAAAATTTGGGAGAAGATTAAGGACGTTCCCAACAAGGTTATTGATGGTTTGACAGTTGATGACGTTGAAGATTTTCCGTGGACTGACG ATTCGTCGGACGAGGGCTCTGAGGCGACGGGATCATACGAAAGAGCTGGTGGCAGCAGTCTTCCGGAGGGTAGCAGTGGCGGTTCCTCAGCAGAGGAGGACAGCGGAGCGACGGACATGGTCTGA